The genomic window CGTCATGGAGGCCAGCGACGGCGGCGTCGACGCCGTGCTGGACCACCGGCTGGACGACTACCTCCAGTTCGACGCGGACGTCGCCGCCACCGGCTGTCGCGTCGTCGGGATCGGCGAGAACAGCCCCGATCCCGGCTTCTCGAACGACGGCGCCGCGCGCTCGAAGGACGTCAGCTACCAGTTCATGAGCATGTTCAACACGCCGGACCTGCGCGTCCCGCTTCGCGGCGTCGCCCACCTCATGGCGAGCGGCGAGCTGTCGATCGAACTCGCGCGAACGTACGACCTCGAGGAGGCCTCGCAGGCCCAGCGCGACGTGATGACCGACAGCTTCCTCGGGAAGCTGGTCCTCGAGCCCTAACACGCGCGGGTTTCGGAGGGGTCGACCCGCTCCTGTGCGGTGGCGCGCGCTGTGCCGCGACGAGTGAACAACGAGTCGCGGGAAAATCGTGCGAGGGATGAGCGAGTGAGCAAAGCGAACGAGTGAATCGGTTGGGGAGGACGTGGAGCTCCCTGCTGCCACGTGAGCAGCGCGTATACATCGCTGTTCAGTACGCCGACAGAGTCACAGTTCGCTATCGAACTCGAGCGATCCGACGGCGTCCGTTACCGGAGCGGTCCACAGACGGCCTCCTGCCGGTCCAACAGCCTCCGTCCCGCATCGCGGAGCGTGAGCGTCTCCGTCTCCGAATCGTAGTCGATCGCGCCCGCGGCGACCAGCTTCGGGATGTGGAGATGGTGCAACGAGATGCGAGCCTCTCGGACGTCCCGCGACGGGGCACCGGCGAGATCCGAAATCGCTCCCGGATCGGGGTTCCGCGTCTCGGTCGCGATCGCTTCCGCGACCTCGGACAGCGTCGCCGTACCGTCGGCGCGCTCGAGGTACCGTAACAGCGTCCGTCGCTGCTGATCCGCCAGCAGTCCCATCGCCGTCCCGATGGCGTCGGCGCTCGAGTCGTCGATATCGGCGTGCGTCGACGGAGAATTCGTCGGTGGGATCATACCCTCCATAGGCGCCACACGGTATTTAACCGGGCTGTGAGTTCGATCGAAACACTCGATACGTATCGGCCGATGTAACCACTCTGACGACCGGAATCGTCGACTCCGCCCTCGAGGAGAGGAGCCGTCAGACGAGGTCAGCGACCGCGTCCATCGTCGTCTCCTTCTCCGCTTCGCTCATCTCGTTGACGAAGCCGATCCGAACCGCGTCGACGCCCTCGAGGCTCGCGTACTCCTCGACCCATTCGCGGACCTCCGCGGGCGTCCCCGCGGGCGCGAGGTCGTCTAGCACGTCGTCGGGGAGGGCGGCAGCCATCGCGTCGGTGTCCCGATCCTGCCAGGCGGCTCGAACGTCCTCGACGACGTCGGAATACCCCTGCTGGGCGACCGAATCGCCGTAGTAGGGGCCGTAGGCCCCCAACATGAACGCGATGGTCGACCGCGCCTTCTCGCGGGCGGCCTCGCGGTCCTCGCTGGCGATGCCGCGAACGATCGGAGCCACGCGCAGGTCCTCGAGCGTCTCGTCCGCGAGTTCCGCGCCTCGTTCGAGGTCCGCGAGGCGCTCCTCGAGGCCGTCTCTCGTGAACAGCTGGGGCGTCCAGCCGTCGCCGAAGCGGCCGGCCATCTCGGTCGCTTTCGGACCGAGAGTGCCGAGGTCGATCGGCGGCGGGCTCTCGGGTACCTCGCGCTCGTAGTTGAGCCCGGCGATATCGAAGATCTCGCCCTCGTAGGCGGGGTTCCCATCGTCGTAGACCGAGCGGATCACCTCGATGGCCTCGCGCGTGCGTCGGAGCGGTCGGTCGAACTCGAGGCCGTGCCAGCGCTCGGTGATCGCGGGCGAACTCGGGCCGAGACCGAGGCGAAACCGGCCGTCGGACGCGTCGTGCATCGTCAGCGCGGTCTGGGCGAGCAGCGCCGGCGAGCGGCCGTACGGCGAGACGACGTCGTTGGAGATGCCCAGTTCGTCGGTCCGGTCGGCGGCCAGCGTCAGCGGCGGGACGATGTTCCAGCCGGTCGTCTCGCCGACCGTGAGCCGGTCGAAGCCGAGTTGCTCTGCCTGCACGGCGCGCTCGGCGACGCCCTGCGGGCGCTCGTAATCGGTGAGTCGCACCAGCAGATCCAGTTCGGCGTTCACGCTGTGCCCCTCCGTGACGGTGGAATCGGTCGGCGTCTTGCCATCGTTCCGTACCGCGTCACGGA from Haloterrigena sp. KLK7 includes these protein-coding regions:
- a CDS encoding TIGR04024 family LLM class F420-dependent oxidoreductase; this translates as MNAELDLLVRLTDYERPQGVAERAVQAEQLGFDRLTVGETTGWNIVPPLTLAADRTDELGISNDVVSPYGRSPALLAQTALTMHDASDGRFRLGLGPSSPAITERWHGLEFDRPLRRTREAIEVIRSVYDDGNPAYEGEIFDIAGLNYEREVPESPPPIDLGTLGPKATEMAGRFGDGWTPQLFTRDGLEERLADLERGAELADETLEDLRVAPIVRGIASEDREAAREKARSTIAFMLGAYGPYYGDSVAQQGYSDVVEDVRAAWQDRDTDAMAAALPDDVLDDLAPAGTPAEVREWVEEYASLEGVDAVRIGFVNEMSEAEKETTMDAVADLV